Proteins found in one Nitrospirota bacterium genomic segment:
- the gcvT gene encoding glycine cleavage system aminomethyltransferase GcvT has translation MKRTVLYEAHKALNAQFVEFAGWEMPVSYSGVLEEHKAVRTTAGLFDVSHMGRIQVDGQGAKGFLQRLSTADIDTLRAGQACYTLFCNNDGGVIDDLIIYKLKRASFIVCVNAANRDKCLNWINANAKNVQNVTIVDLGDSIAQIAIQGPKSLEILQDLTDVDLAPVRLKNFVEGRLGGMDAYIARTGFTGERGYEIFLPAMIAPGIWDAILKKGEESGIKPAGLGCRDTLRLEMGYPLYGNDMDDTTTPLEASLDRAVDFDKGDFTGREAILRKRDKGLERKLVGFELLQKGVPRHGCRIYSNGKTLGVVTSGNFSPTLKKGIGMGFVLPQYSAPGTEILIDIRGKAAVSVVAELPFYRKVKGK, from the coding sequence ATGAAACGGACTGTATTATATGAAGCACATAAGGCGCTGAATGCCCAGTTTGTTGAGTTTGCGGGTTGGGAGATGCCGGTTTCATACTCCGGGGTGCTTGAGGAACACAAGGCTGTCAGAACGACAGCCGGCCTGTTTGATGTCTCGCACATGGGCCGGATCCAGGTTGACGGCCAGGGGGCAAAGGGTTTCCTTCAGCGGCTTTCTACAGCAGATATTGATACCCTGCGTGCAGGACAGGCATGTTATACGCTGTTTTGCAACAATGATGGCGGCGTAATAGATGACCTGATAATTTATAAACTCAAAAGGGCATCATTCATCGTATGTGTCAATGCCGCTAACAGGGATAAGTGTCTTAACTGGATTAATGCAAACGCAAAAAATGTTCAAAATGTAACAATAGTGGATTTGGGTGACAGTATTGCACAGATAGCAATTCAGGGCCCAAAATCATTAGAAATACTGCAGGATCTGACTGATGTGGATCTGGCGCCTGTCAGGTTGAAGAATTTTGTGGAAGGGCGACTTGGAGGCATGGATGCATACATAGCAAGGACAGGATTTACAGGGGAGAGGGGCTATGAGATATTTCTCCCTGCTATGATTGCACCTGGTATATGGGATGCCATATTGAAGAAGGGTGAGGAATCCGGAATTAAACCTGCAGGGCTTGGATGCCGTGACACTCTGAGGCTTGAGATGGGTTATCCACTATATGGTAATGATATGGATGATACTACGACGCCTCTGGAGGCCAGTCTTGACAGGGCCGTTGACTTTGACAAGGGAGACTTCACAGGCCGGGAGGCTATCCTAAGGAAGCGTGATAAAGGTTTGGAGAGGAAGCTTGTCGGCTTTGAACTCCTTCAGAAGGGTGTCCCAAGGCATGGCTGCAGGATTTACTCCAATGGGAAGACCCTTGGCGTTGTTACCAGCGGCAATTTCTCCCCAACACTCAAGAAAGGTATAGGTATGGGGTTTGTCCTTCCTCAATACTCGGCTCCAGGGACAGAGATACTTATAGATATACGAGGCAAGGCTGCCGTTTCTGTAGTAGCAGAGCTGCCATTTTACAGAAAGGTGAAGGGAAAATAG
- the sugE gene encoding quaternary ammonium compound efflux SMR transporter SugE, producing MAWIYIVIAGLFEIGWAIGLKYTEGFSRLWPSVATICAMIASFCLLSAALKQIPVGTSYAVWTGIGAAGTAIIGMLFLGEPRGLLRIICITLIVAGVVGLKIASTSGQ from the coding sequence ATGGCCTGGATATATATAGTAATTGCCGGCCTTTTCGAAATCGGATGGGCCATTGGTCTTAAATACACGGAAGGCTTTTCCAGACTCTGGCCAAGCGTGGCGACCATATGCGCCATGATTGCCAGTTTCTGCCTGCTGTCGGCAGCGCTTAAACAGATACCTGTTGGCACAAGCTATGCCGTGTGGACGGGGATCGGCGCTGCAGGCACGGCTATTATCGGAATGCTGTTCCTCGGTGAGCCGCGTGGGTTGTTGCGCATTATTTGCATTACGCTCATCGTCGCAGGTGTGGTGGGGCTTAAGATTGCGTCAACTTCAGGACAATGA